A window of Romeriopsis navalis LEGE 11480 contains these coding sequences:
- a CDS encoding S-layer homology domain-containing protein codes for MNDPMPPESLPPESSSFTSSIPPVVPVDENDTATTPPDRRKYDELIAVVIALLGMGSILFWVLGKNNPIAGKLPFGGAIAGDVSGGNSGAKLPDFTKSTAAADGASDQFSAGVSGDKPGLDLGLSTKSQGANNNRNRTAGLLAGGAAAGIAVGAGTADAQPQGDAPAPPTDAATTAPSPSTAAVTTPSVTPSTPASPTPEVVEPDVLPSATAPRKFSDVPATSPIAPYVDALSSRGVLDQFDDGTLNPDEPISRAEFAKLVSKAFGKPRIKPEIAFSDVPADYSGKAAVVEATRTGFMTGFPDGSFKPDLDIPRYQMQVAIVTGTQLQPGGDPVQALSKFADGSAVPKWALPKVATAAGAGILPAKELTNLLPQQAATRGEAVLMLHGALVKEGKLEAVK; via the coding sequence ATGAATGATCCTATGCCCCCGGAATCATTGCCGCCAGAGTCTTCTTCGTTTACGTCTTCGATTCCCCCCGTGGTTCCAGTCGATGAAAATGACACAGCGACAACCCCGCCCGATCGCCGCAAGTATGACGAGCTGATTGCTGTCGTCATTGCCCTCTTAGGCATGGGGTCGATCCTGTTTTGGGTGTTGGGCAAGAATAATCCGATCGCCGGGAAGCTACCGTTTGGGGGGGCAATTGCCGGTGATGTATCGGGTGGCAACAGTGGGGCCAAACTCCCTGATTTTACGAAAAGTACTGCTGCTGCTGACGGTGCATCTGATCAATTTTCTGCGGGTGTGAGTGGGGATAAACCGGGGCTCGATCTGGGACTTTCGACCAAGTCGCAAGGTGCGAACAATAACCGGAATCGCACAGCGGGATTATTGGCTGGTGGTGCAGCCGCCGGGATTGCGGTGGGGGCGGGAACCGCTGATGCCCAGCCTCAAGGCGATGCGCCTGCGCCTCCCACCGATGCAGCAACAACCGCGCCCAGCCCAAGTACGGCGGCGGTCACGACACCCAGCGTCACCCCATCTACACCGGCCTCACCGACTCCCGAAGTGGTGGAGCCGGACGTATTACCGAGTGCCACCGCACCACGTAAGTTCAGTGATGTACCAGCGACTAGCCCGATCGCGCCCTACGTTGATGCACTATCGAGCCGTGGGGTCTTAGATCAGTTTGATGATGGCACACTGAATCCCGATGAGCCGATTAGCCGGGCGGAGTTTGCCAAGCTGGTGAGTAAGGCGTTCGGCAAGCCACGCATTAAGCCGGAAATCGCATTTAGTGATGTGCCCGCTGACTATAGTGGGAAAGCGGCAGTGGTTGAAGCAACCCGAACGGGATTTATGACTGGGTTCCCGGATGGCAGCTTTAAGCCGGATCTAGATATTCCGCGCTATCAGATGCAGGTCGCTATCGTGACGGGTACGCAACTGCAGCCCGGTGGTGATCCGGTGCAGGCATTGTCAAAATTTGCCGATGGGTCGGCGGTCCCTAAATGGGCGCTGCCGAAGGTCGCAACCGCAGCGGGTGCAGGAATTCTTCCAGCAAAAGAGTTGACGAATCTCTTGCCGCAACAGGCCGCTACCCGTGGGGAAGCAGTGCTAATGCTGCATGGTGCGCTGGTTAAAGAAGGGAAGTTAGAAGCGGTCAAGTAG
- a CDS encoding PD-(D/E)XK nuclease family protein, whose product MRLSQSNLKLLSACPRKFQHLYLDQYAVPVGLEQVERMAEGSQFHLLMQQHSLGLPINALLEGDPQLKTWFETFQQQRSQILRLEENEQILWQQSEHLRTISHQGHVLTVVYDWVMLGATQGQIIDWKTYPKPLKAKRLEQDWQTRLYLYVLAKTTTVVPEQLVMTYWFFQSRPDDNAAAQSIRVRYSTQQYEQTQAELDTLLTQLSQWLSAYNDGQAELPQVDIEKGQCENCAFALRCGRTNSVTSSSAISLAAFAEVEI is encoded by the coding sequence ATGCGCCTTTCCCAATCCAATCTCAAACTGCTCTCAGCTTGCCCACGCAAGTTCCAGCATCTTTACCTCGATCAATATGCGGTGCCCGTGGGATTAGAGCAGGTAGAACGAATGGCGGAGGGGAGCCAATTCCATTTATTAATGCAGCAGCATTCTTTAGGACTACCGATTAATGCGCTGCTAGAAGGCGATCCCCAACTCAAGACTTGGTTTGAGACTTTTCAGCAGCAGCGATCGCAGATTTTACGGCTTGAAGAAAACGAACAAATTCTCTGGCAGCAAAGTGAGCATTTGCGGACCATTTCCCACCAAGGACATGTCCTAACCGTAGTCTATGACTGGGTCATGCTCGGTGCGACCCAAGGCCAAATTATCGACTGGAAAACTTATCCCAAACCACTCAAAGCCAAGCGCCTCGAACAAGATTGGCAAACCCGCCTCTATTTATATGTCTTAGCAAAGACGACAACCGTGGTACCCGAGCAGCTCGTGATGACCTATTGGTTTTTTCAATCACGCCCAGACGATAACGCAGCAGCCCAGAGTATTCGTGTCCGCTACAGCACTCAGCAATATGAGCAGACCCAAGCCGAGTTAGATACGCTGTTGACCCAGCTCAGTCAGTGGCTCAGCGCCTATAACGATGGTCAAGCCGAGTTACCACAGGTCGATATCGAAAAAGGACAATGTGAAAATTGTGCGTTTGCGTTGCGCTGTGGCCGCACCAACAGCGTTACATCATCATCCGCAATTTCTTTGGCGGCGTTTGCCGAAGTCGAGATTTAA